From a region of the Mauremys mutica isolate MM-2020 ecotype Southern chromosome 12, ASM2049712v1, whole genome shotgun sequence genome:
- the LOC123346503 gene encoding E3 ubiquitin-protein ligase TRIM39-like, which yields LSEDRKRVRNGDKRQDLPDNPERFDCCVCVLGAEGFTGGRRYWEVEVGDKTGWELGVCRESVSRKGWFIATPGNGCWVVQLRDGGYKACTYPRNPLPVSVRPSRVGIFLDYEAGEVSFYNVTDRSHLFTFTGTFSGKLRPYFYPGVNAGGTNVSPLIICPVPAQAGGNLCP from the coding sequence ctgtctgaggatcggaaacgtgtgagaAATGGAGACAAACGccaggatctgcccgacaaccctgagagatttgattgttgtgtctgtgtcctgggcgCTGAGGGGTTCACGGGCGGAaggcgttactgggaggtggaggtgggagacaagacaggctgggaactgggggtttgtagggaatctgtgagcaggaagggatgGTTCATAGCCACACCTGGGAATGGATGCTGGGTCGTGCAGCTGAGGGATGGAGGATACAAGGCCTGCACCTACCCCAGGAACCCCCTCcccgtgagcgtcaggcccagccgggtggggattttcctggactatgaggcgggcgaggtctcgttttacaatgtgactgacaggtcccatctcttcactttcactggcaccttctccGGGAAGCTCCGCCCTTATTTCTATCCTGGTGTCAATGCTGGGGGTACAAACGTGtctcccctgataatctgcccggtcccagctcaggccggagggaatctctgtccctga